One genomic segment of Streptomyces liangshanensis includes these proteins:
- the dusB gene encoding tRNA dihydrouridine synthase DusB, with translation MTAALSPSAFPSAAPLATLSPLVIGPYAVRPPVVLAPMAGITNAPFRTLCREFSGGKGLFVSEMITTRALVERNEKTMQLIRFDASETPRSIQLYGVDPVTVGKAVRMIVDEGLADHIDLNFGCPVPKVTRKGGGSALPYKRPLLRAILHEAVSNAGDLPVTMKMRKGIDDDHITYLDAGRIAVEEGVTAIALHGRTAAQHYGGTADWDAIARLKEHVPEIPVLGNGDIWSADDALRMMRETGCDGVVVGRGCLGRPWLFGDLVAAFEGTGAPARPGLREVSAVMLRHAELLGEWIGDEARGVIDFRKHVAWYLKGFAVGSEMRRRLAISSSLAELGALLSELDLDQPWPDGADGPRGRTSGNNRVVLPDGWLKDPYDCSGVSADAELDTSGG, from the coding sequence GCGTTCCCGTCCGCCGCCCCGCTCGCGACACTGTCGCCGCTGGTCATCGGCCCGTACGCGGTGCGCCCGCCGGTGGTCCTCGCCCCCATGGCCGGCATCACGAACGCGCCCTTCCGGACGCTGTGCCGCGAGTTCAGCGGGGGCAAGGGGCTGTTCGTCAGTGAGATGATCACCACACGGGCGCTCGTCGAACGCAACGAGAAGACCATGCAGCTGATCCGTTTCGACGCGTCGGAGACGCCGCGCTCGATCCAGCTGTACGGGGTCGACCCGGTCACCGTCGGCAAGGCGGTCCGCATGATCGTGGACGAGGGCCTCGCCGACCACATCGACCTGAACTTCGGCTGCCCGGTCCCGAAGGTCACCCGCAAGGGCGGCGGCTCGGCCCTCCCGTACAAGCGGCCCCTGCTGCGCGCGATCCTGCACGAGGCGGTCTCGAACGCCGGCGACCTCCCCGTCACCATGAAGATGCGCAAGGGCATCGACGACGACCACATCACGTACCTCGACGCGGGGCGGATCGCGGTCGAGGAGGGCGTGACGGCGATCGCCCTGCACGGCAGGACGGCGGCACAGCACTACGGCGGCACGGCGGACTGGGACGCGATCGCGCGCCTCAAGGAGCACGTGCCGGAGATCCCGGTCCTCGGCAACGGCGACATCTGGTCGGCGGACGACGCGCTGCGGATGATGCGCGAGACCGGCTGCGACGGGGTGGTGGTCGGTCGCGGCTGCCTGGGCCGGCCGTGGCTCTTCGGCGACCTGGTGGCCGCCTTCGAGGGTACGGGGGCCCCGGCGCGCCCCGGCCTGCGCGAGGTGTCGGCCGTGATGCTCCGTCACGCGGAACTGCTGGGGGAGTGGATCGGCGACGAGGCGCGCGGCGTGATCGACTTCCGCAAGCACGTGGCGTGGTACCTGAAGGGGTTCGCGGTCGGCTCGGAGATGCGGCGGCGCCTGGCGATCAGCTCGTCCCTGGCCGAACTGGGGGCGCTCCTCTCGGAGTTGGACCTCGACCAGCCGTGGCCGGACGGCGCGGACGGCCCACGCGGCCGCACGTCGGGCAACAACCGCGTGGTCCTGCCGGACGGCTGGCTGAAGGACCCGTACGACTGCTCGGGCGTGAGCGCGGACGCGGAACTGGACACGTCCGGAGGGTGA
- a CDS encoding DUF397 domain-containing protein yields the protein MSLSRNADNSWRKSSYSNGEGGECLEVADDLPGRVPVRDSKNPSGPALVVSASAWADFVAYVTR from the coding sequence ATGAGCCTCAGCCGCAACGCCGACAACAGCTGGCGCAAGAGCAGTTACAGCAACGGCGAGGGCGGGGAGTGCCTGGAGGTGGCCGACGACCTCCCCGGTCGAGTCCCCGTGCGCGACAGCAAGAACCCCAGCGGGCCCGCGCTCGTCGTCTCCGCCTCCGCGTGGGCGGACTTCGTCGCGTACGTCACCCGCTGA
- a CDS encoding helix-turn-helix domain-containing protein produces MAGKELDPYTSPEAFLGAELRLRREARGWSQTKLAAVAHMTGSRIAQIELGLVPATLANATALDVALETDGLFARLQQFASRSPSSTDRVRSYANLESAATAISTYTSSFIPGLLQTEGYVRALINNSRLQESDDEVERRIQKRLERQEILRRAKPPTLWFVLEEELLRRPICGPEAMVDQLGHLAQLAHGSTAVIQIIRTDVGAHPALGGTLCLLDLPDRPRVAYLEGAFTGDLFMNPEQVARYALAYDHSRIRACSPAESVDLIQAAMKEIRR; encoded by the coding sequence TTGGCGGGCAAGGAGTTGGATCCGTACACCAGTCCGGAGGCTTTCCTGGGCGCGGAGTTACGCCTTCGGCGGGAGGCCCGGGGGTGGAGTCAGACCAAGTTGGCCGCGGTGGCGCATATGACGGGGAGTCGTATCGCGCAGATCGAACTGGGCCTGGTTCCGGCGACGTTGGCCAACGCGACAGCGCTGGACGTGGCTTTGGAGACGGATGGGTTGTTCGCGCGGCTGCAGCAGTTCGCGAGTAGGTCGCCCAGTTCCACCGACCGGGTTCGGTCGTACGCGAACCTGGAGAGTGCCGCGACGGCCATCAGTACCTACACGTCGTCGTTCATCCCCGGGTTGTTGCAGACAGAGGGATACGTGCGGGCCCTGATCAACAACTCGCGGTTGCAGGAGAGCGACGACGAGGTGGAACGCCGGATCCAGAAGCGCCTGGAACGTCAGGAAATCCTTCGCCGGGCGAAGCCGCCTACCCTGTGGTTCGTCTTGGAGGAGGAGTTGCTCCGGCGCCCCATCTGCGGGCCCGAGGCCATGGTCGATCAGCTCGGCCACTTGGCGCAGTTGGCACACGGCTCGACGGCCGTCATCCAGATCATCCGCACCGACGTGGGTGCCCACCCCGCCCTGGGCGGCACGCTGTGCCTGCTGGACCTTCCGGACCGGCCAAGGGTGGCCTACCTTGAAGGAGCCTTTACCGGCGACCTCTTCATGAATCCGGAGCAGGTGGCGAGGTACGCCCTCGCCTATGATCACTCCCGGATCAGGGCATGCAGCCCGGCGGAGTCAGTTGATCTGATCCAGGCCGCGATGAAGGAGATCCGGAGATGA
- a CDS encoding Imm50 family immunity protein: MDPVWSDLLVDAERLTSLYAELPPLEGLLLRSVHLSPYGPGLTLRVELPRYPDRVPVAWAEDGSDRLEVQIHFRGAGYALDFAAAGALQVSHLNAYRSGTGNPYSVRRHFESRVDQRLYETLPPVTGRPFYDRP, from the coding sequence ATGGACCCTGTGTGGTCGGATCTCCTCGTCGATGCCGAACGACTGACTTCCCTTTACGCCGAGCTTCCGCCTTTGGAAGGCTTGCTGCTCAGGTCGGTCCATCTGAGTCCGTACGGCCCTGGCCTCACCTTGCGGGTAGAGCTTCCTCGCTACCCGGACCGAGTTCCCGTCGCCTGGGCTGAGGACGGCTCCGATCGACTTGAGGTTCAGATCCATTTCCGCGGAGCCGGGTATGCGCTCGATTTCGCGGCTGCGGGGGCTCTCCAGGTCAGCCACCTCAATGCCTACCGCTCCGGAACGGGGAACCCGTACTCTGTGCGGCGCCACTTCGAGAGCCGCGTGGATCAGCGTTTGTACGAGACGCTGCCGCCCGTCACCGGAAGGCCGTTCTATGACCGTCCATGA